DNA sequence from the Prochlorothrix hollandica PCC 9006 = CALU 1027 genome:
ATCAGGCTATCCAGGTTTTGGGTCGGCACTCGGATGGTTTCAATGTGATAGGCCCGCTGTCCTGGAGTCGCCAGGGCTAAACCCTCCCCCTCATCAACGGACTCACTGGGTTTAGGGGGGGAAGCCGGTTTGGTCTCTAGGGTGATGGAGGCCGGGGTAGGAGTGGGCTGGGGCACGGTGCCATTACCATTAAGGCTGGGATCCAGAGGTTCCTGTGGGATGTCTGCATCCTGGGAGCCAGAGATCCTGGGTTCAGCCTCCACCTCCACGGGCAATTCCACGGGCAATTCCTCGATCGTCCCAACTTCCCCATTGAGTGGGGGCGTTGAGGGGGGGATTGCCTCTGGCACGGCTGGGGGATCCGATGCCCCCATCAGTTCCGCCAACACATAAAAGGTATTGACCCCGCAGGCTTCCCCGGTTACGGATTCCTGCACCATTTGGGCCATGGCTGCTAAGGCATGGGACAGGCGATCGCACAGGTCTGGGGTCATGGCCTGACTCTTGTCCTGCACCGCCTTGAGAATATGCTCCACCTGATGGGCCAAGGTGCCAATATCCTTCAGCCCCAGCATATTGCTGTCCCCCTTCAGGGAATGGGCATCCCGCATAATGGCATCAATGACCGTCTCATCGTCAGGCTGTTTCTCCAGGTGTAATAAACCCGCATCAATGTTTTGCAGTCGCTCTTCACTGGAGGTCTTGAAGAGATCCCGAAGTTCATCATCATCAATCCACATCACCATGTGCCCGGTTCCTCCTGAAATGCTCGACTGATGCAACGCTGGCGTGGTTTATCCTGGTCCCCTGGGGTACAGCAAGCGGTCATCTGTTTATGGCCTGGTATGCCCTGGCTGACCCTGCTCCCTACCATTGCTTGGGTCTAGTATCGTCTATCGACAGCAATCCTCCATCAGTTGTAAGGATCGCCATAGCTGCAACTCTTGGCGGGGTATGCACCCGGAGGGCACCCCCCCCACAGCCCATCTCGAACGGCTGTATCCCCTTAAACTAGACCTTTCAAGGTTAAGGCAGCTTGGTTCAAGCTCTGGGTGCCCTGGCGCACTTGGCTGAGACCCGTGGTGTTCTCGCGGGCAGCCGTATTGAGGCTGTTCATTGCCGTCACCACCTGCTGAATGGCCGTGGACTGTTGTTTGACATTGAGGGAAATTTGCTGGCTATTGAGCACCACGTTATTGACGGCATCTGTCACCCCCGCAAAGGCCGTTGAGGTTTCCTGGGCAATGCGTACCCCTTCCTCCACGGTTTTAGACCCTTCGTCAGTGGCCATGACCGTTGAATTAATGGCATTTTGAATGTCCTGCACCAGGGCATTGATTTTTTCAGCGGATCCTTTGCTTTGATCCGCCAGCTTGCGGATTTCCCCAGAAACCACCGCAAACCCTTTACCATGTTCCCCCGCTCGCACCGCTTCCACGGCGGCATTGAGGGCCAGCATATTGGTTTGGTTAGCCAAGTCGCTGACGAGACCAGAGATATTACCAATTTGGCTGGTTTGCTCACTGAGGCGCAGAATTTGGTCGGAAATAGCCTGAACTTTCACCATGAGGGTATCCATGCCCTGGAGGGTGCGATCGACGGCCCGAGTCCCCGCCTCTGCCATGTTCAAGGCTTGACGGGCACCCGCCGCCGCCGCTTCCGCCTGTTCCGCCGACTGACGGGAAGAAGCCCCCAATTCATCCATGGTGGTGGTGGTTTCATTGACGGAGGCCGCTTGCTGTTGGGCCGTGCGTTCCTGTTGTTCCACCGTGGCTGCAATTTCCGTCGTGGCACTGGCAATACCAGCGGAGGAATCAATCATTTGCCGGGAGGTTTTATTAATAATCCAAGCCCCTGTGAGGATGGAGAAAACCACGGATCCCCCTGATAATCCCAGCACTAGCCGTTGTAGGCTGATTAGGGCCGCATCTTGGCTCTCCGTTGCCGCTATGATAATTTCATGCTGCTTGGCTTGCATCGTCTCTAAGGTTTGGGTCACCCCTTCTGCCAGGTCTCTGCCCCCATCTGCTTTCCAGAGTTGAATGGCCTCCGCTGTTTTACCTTGACCCGCTATATCTAAGAGTTGTTGGTTAACGATCGTGAGATCCTGCGACTGTTGTGCTAAGCTCTCCCAATTCTGTTGTTGATCAGTGTCTCTGATGTAATCCTTCATGTCCGCGAGGGCTGTTTCATAGTGATCTATCGCGGTTTGGAAAGAGGTGAGGGAAAGCGGATTGGGATCGAGTAAATAGCCCCGGGTGTCGCGGGAGCTGATCTGTATCTCGATGCCCACAGCACTGATAAACTCATTGACCTTTTGCGCCCGTTCCACTTCTTCCGCAAAACCCCTAACTTTTCTGACATTAGAAGCCGTTATGCCCGCTGACAGGATCAAGGCAACAACTGGTATGGCATAACCCATTAAGATCCAGTGGCGTAACTTCATTTGACCTTCGTGTTGGTTCAACATTGTATAATCATTCCCTTCTATACGGTTTCATCCACAACCAACTCTGAACTATTGAGGAGTTTAGGCAGATCTAGGATGCTCATTTGTTTGTCTTGATAGGGAGCAATACCTCGGATATATTCATCATTCAAGGCATGAACTGCGGCAGGAATGGGGGAAATATCGGCAGGGTGGAGATACACCACATCAAAAACCTCATCTACGGTGATGCCTGCCACCAATTGATCGAGGCGAGCCACGATCGCCTTGTGGCCTTTTTCTGAGCGCAACAACGGTAAGTTTAAAATGCCGCTAATGTCCACTAAGGTCAGGATTTCCCCCCGCAAATTTAAGTTCCCGACAATGTGGGGGGGGCAACAGGGAATGGGGGTGACATCATTGACATCTGTAAACTCGTGGATGGCTTCTAAGCCCATGCCGAAATATTCCCCCTGGAGTCCCACCACTGCATAGGATACCAACCCAGAGAAACTTTCTTCTTGGGTGCGTTTGCGGAGATTATGGGTACGTTTTTCTAAGACTTCCCGTTCTTCGGGGGTTGCATGGGCAAAGAAACCCTGCTGGGGGCGTAGTCCGGCAGGGTCGGGGC
Encoded proteins:
- a CDS encoding methyl-accepting chemotaxis protein is translated as MLNQHEGQMKLRHWILMGYAIPVVALILSAGITASNVRKVRGFAEEVERAQKVNEFISAVGIEIQISSRDTRGYLLDPNPLSLTSFQTAIDHYETALADMKDYIRDTDQQQNWESLAQQSQDLTIVNQQLLDIAGQGKTAEAIQLWKADGGRDLAEGVTQTLETMQAKQHEIIIAATESQDAALISLQRLVLGLSGGSVVFSILTGAWIINKTSRQMIDSSAGIASATTEIAATVEQQERTAQQQAASVNETTTTMDELGASSRQSAEQAEAAAAGARQALNMAEAGTRAVDRTLQGMDTLMVKVQAISDQILRLSEQTSQIGNISGLVSDLANQTNMLALNAAVEAVRAGEHGKGFAVVSGEIRKLADQSKGSAEKINALVQDIQNAINSTVMATDEGSKTVEEGVRIAQETSTAFAGVTDAVNNVVLNSQQISLNVKQQSTAIQQVVTAMNSLNTAARENTTGLSQVRQGTQSLNQAALTLKGLV